From one Rhizobium lentis genomic stretch:
- the dnaG gene encoding DNA primase has product MRFSNTFLDEIRDRVPISNVIARRVSWDKRKTNVSRGDYWACCPFHGEKSPSFHCEDRKGRYHCFGCGVTGDHFRFLTELEGLSFPEAVQQIADMAGVPMPLADPVMEKREKERGSLIDVMEMATAFFQDQLQTANGAKARAYLRDRGLTGRTIETFRLGYAPDSRNALKEFLAGKGVTKEQIEACGLVVHENVPVSYDRFRDRIMFPILSSREKVIAFGGRAMSADAPAKYLNSNETELFHKGNVLYNFARARRAIQGPGRGDPQDDNAAGTIIAVEGYMDVIALHQAGIENAVAPLGTALTENQLELLWKMVPQPVLCFDGDGAGIRAANRAAELALPHLKPGRSVRFALLPDGKDPDDLVRDDGRAAFDKVMSQAKPLSEMLWSREINTGKFDTPEARAELEARLKQLVAVIADENVRRHYQQDIRDRLNAFFQPQFLNRGNGERRGFNGRTGRGNAGKEGPKSPNVISDRLARSGLVRGHQDNTALRESVLALTIVNHPSLMIDDYDEIAAIEYDSKPLQRLWSAMLGAAAAVAGPHLTREYLTERLEFEGFGPLIKSLDQQVRNARLWTATEEAAMEDAREGYRQALAFHKRAKALRRQKIELEREIALATEAGDGEAIAQLMRAQQEVHFEGVRLENQEAIIDGFGVLSGRVKGAANH; this is encoded by the coding sequence ATGCGCTTTTCCAACACTTTTCTCGATGAGATTCGCGACCGCGTTCCGATTTCGAACGTGATCGCGCGCCGCGTCAGCTGGGATAAGCGCAAGACCAACGTCTCGCGTGGCGACTACTGGGCCTGCTGCCCCTTCCACGGCGAGAAATCGCCGAGCTTTCACTGCGAGGACAGGAAGGGCCGGTACCACTGCTTCGGCTGCGGCGTAACCGGCGACCATTTTCGCTTCCTGACGGAGCTCGAGGGGCTGAGTTTTCCGGAGGCGGTGCAGCAGATTGCCGACATGGCCGGTGTGCCGATGCCGCTTGCTGACCCTGTCATGGAGAAGCGCGAGAAGGAACGCGGCTCGCTGATCGACGTCATGGAAATGGCGACGGCCTTCTTCCAAGACCAGCTGCAGACGGCAAATGGCGCAAAGGCGCGCGCCTATCTGCGCGATCGCGGGCTGACGGGACGCACCATCGAGACCTTCCGTCTCGGATATGCACCCGACAGCCGCAATGCGCTGAAGGAATTTCTCGCCGGCAAAGGCGTCACCAAGGAGCAGATCGAGGCCTGCGGTCTCGTTGTGCATGAAAACGTGCCAGTGTCCTACGATCGCTTCCGCGACCGCATCATGTTTCCGATCCTGTCGTCGCGGGAGAAGGTCATCGCCTTCGGCGGCCGCGCCATGTCGGCTGATGCGCCAGCGAAATATCTGAACTCCAACGAGACCGAGCTCTTCCACAAGGGCAATGTCCTTTACAATTTCGCCCGCGCGCGTCGCGCAATCCAGGGGCCGGGCCGTGGCGATCCGCAGGATGACAATGCGGCCGGCACTATCATCGCCGTCGAAGGCTATATGGACGTGATCGCGCTTCATCAGGCGGGGATCGAGAACGCCGTTGCGCCGCTCGGCACGGCGCTCACCGAAAACCAGCTCGAGCTGCTCTGGAAGATGGTTCCGCAGCCGGTGCTCTGCTTCGACGGCGACGGCGCCGGCATTCGCGCCGCCAATCGCGCCGCCGAATTGGCGCTGCCGCACCTGAAGCCCGGCCGCTCCGTCCGCTTCGCGCTGCTGCCGGATGGCAAGGACCCGGACGATCTGGTGCGCGATGACGGGCGGGCGGCTTTCGACAAGGTGATGAGCCAGGCAAAGCCGCTTTCGGAAATGCTGTGGAGCCGGGAAATCAATACCGGCAAGTTCGACACGCCCGAGGCGCGCGCCGAGCTTGAAGCGCGATTGAAACAGCTCGTCGCCGTCATCGCCGATGAGAATGTGCGCCGCCACTACCAGCAGGATATTCGCGACCGGCTGAATGCCTTCTTCCAACCGCAGTTCCTGAACCGCGGCAATGGCGAGCGACGCGGCTTCAACGGGCGGACAGGCCGCGGCAATGCCGGCAAGGAAGGGCCGAAAAGCCCGAACGTCATTTCCGACCGGCTTGCCCGCTCCGGCCTGGTGCGCGGCCATCAGGACAATACGGCGCTGCGCGAAAGCGTGCTGGCGCTGACGATCGTCAACCATCCGTCGCTGATGATCGACGATTATGACGAAATCGCCGCGATCGAATATGACAGCAAGCCGCTGCAGCGGCTCTGGTCGGCGATGCTCGGGGCTGCCGCTGCCGTCGCCGGTCCGCATCTGACGCGGGAATATCTGACCGAACGGCTGGAATTCGAGGGCTTCGGCCCACTCATCAAGAGCCTCGACCAGCAGGTGCGCAATGCCCGGCTGTGGACGGCGACCGAGGAGGCGGCGATGGAGGATGCGCGCGAGGGTTATCGCCAGGCGCTCGCCTTCCATAAACGGGCCAAAGCGCTGCGCCGCCAGAAGATCGAGCTCGAGCGCGAGATTGCGCTCGCGACCGAAGCCGGCGATGGCGAGGCGATAGCCCAGCTGATGCGGGCACAGCAGGAAGTGCATTTCGAAGGGGTGCGCCTCGAAAATCAGGAGGCGATCATCGACGGCTTCGGCGTGCTCTCCGGCCGCGTCAAAGGGGCGGCGAACCACTGA
- a CDS encoding GatB/YqeY domain-containing protein: protein MLRDQLATQLKEAMKAKDAERLSTVRLIQAAIKDRDIANRGTGKEQASDDEILQILAKMVKQRDESAKIYEENSRPELAAKERAEITVIQDFMPKQLSDGEVRANISAIIAETGAAGVKDMGKVMAALKERYAGQMDFAKASATVKELLN from the coding sequence ATGCTGCGCGATCAACTCGCCACCCAGCTGAAAGAGGCGATGAAGGCCAAGGATGCGGAGCGGCTGTCGACCGTTCGGCTGATTCAGGCCGCGATCAAGGACCGCGACATTGCCAATCGCGGCACCGGCAAGGAGCAGGCGAGCGACGACGAGATCCTGCAGATCCTCGCCAAGATGGTGAAGCAGCGCGACGAATCGGCAAAGATCTACGAGGAGAATTCCCGGCCGGAGCTTGCCGCCAAGGAGCGTGCGGAAATCACCGTCATCCAGGATTTCATGCCAAAGCAGCTTTCCGACGGCGAAGTGCGCGCCAACATCTCGGCAATCATCGCGGAGACTGGTGCGGCCGGCGTCAAGGACATGGGCAAGGTGATGGCGGCGCTCAAGGAGCGTTATGCCGGCCAGATGGATTTCGCCAAGGCATCGGCGACCGTCAAGGAACTCTTGAACTGA
- the carA gene encoding glutamine-hydrolyzing carbamoyl-phosphate synthase small subunit yields MTATAPWTIEKPTALLVLADGTVIEGKGIGATGKVQAEVVFNTALTGYEEILTDPSYLGQIVTFTFPHIGNIGTNDEDIEDLTPAARHGAVGVIFKADITEPSNYRAAKHLDQWLKARGVIGLCGIDTRALTAWIRENGAPNAVIAHDPNGVFDIEALKAEAKAWSGLEGLDLAKIASSGQSSQWTETPWVWNQGYGELGAADAKYHVVCLDYGVKRNILRLFAGLDCKVTVVPATTSAEDVLAMQPDGIFLSNGPGDPAATGEYAVPVIKTLVKTDIPVFGICLGHQMLGLALGAKTEKMHQGHHGANHPVKDHTTGKVEIVSMNHGFAIDSKSLPDGVEETHISLFDGTNCGLRVLGKQVFSVQHHPEASPGPQDSHYLFRRFINMVREKKGEPALAER; encoded by the coding sequence ATGACCGCGACAGCACCCTGGACAATTGAAAAGCCGACCGCCCTGCTCGTCCTTGCCGACGGCACGGTGATCGAAGGCAAGGGCATAGGCGCCACCGGCAAGGTGCAGGCCGAGGTAGTCTTCAACACGGCGCTGACCGGTTACGAGGAGATCCTGACGGACCCTTCCTACCTCGGGCAGATCGTCACCTTCACCTTTCCCCATATCGGCAATATCGGCACCAATGATGAAGACATCGAGGATCTGACGCCTGCCGCCCGCCACGGCGCCGTCGGCGTCATCTTCAAGGCTGACATCACCGAACCCTCGAACTACCGCGCCGCCAAGCACCTCGACCAGTGGCTGAAGGCGCGTGGCGTCATCGGCCTCTGCGGCATCGATACCCGTGCGCTGACCGCCTGGATCCGCGAGAACGGCGCTCCCAACGCGGTGATCGCCCACGATCCGAACGGCGTCTTCGACATCGAGGCGCTGAAGGCCGAAGCCAAGGCCTGGAGCGGCCTCGAAGGTCTCGACCTCGCCAAGATCGCCTCATCGGGCCAGTCCTCGCAATGGACCGAAACGCCGTGGGTCTGGAACCAGGGCTATGGCGAACTCGGCGCGGCGGATGCGAAATACCACGTCGTCTGCCTCGATTACGGCGTCAAGCGCAACATCCTGCGCCTGTTTGCCGGCCTCGACTGCAAGGTGACCGTCGTGCCGGCGACAACGAGCGCCGAAGACGTTCTCGCCATGCAGCCGGACGGCATCTTCCTGTCGAATGGCCCGGGCGATCCGGCGGCAACCGGCGAATATGCCGTGCCTGTCATCAAGACGCTTGTGAAGACGGATATCCCGGTCTTCGGCATCTGCCTCGGCCATCAGATGCTGGGGCTGGCGCTCGGCGCCAAGACCGAGAAGATGCATCAGGGCCATCACGGCGCCAACCATCCGGTCAAGGATCACACGACCGGTAAGGTCGAGATCGTCTCGATGAACCACGGCTTCGCGATCGACTCGAAATCGCTGCCGGATGGCGTTGAAGAGACTCACATTTCGCTTTTCGACGGCACCAATTGCGGCCTGCGAGTCCTTGGCAAGCAGGTCTTCTCGGTCCAGCACCATCCGGAAGCCTCCCCCGGCCCGCAGGACAGCCACTACCTCTTCCGCCGCTTCATCAACATGGTGCGCGAGAAGAAAGGCGAACCGGCGCTCGCCGAACGCTGA